GAGGCGGATGGGTTTGCTTTAGAGGAATGGACACTTCACCTTCCCACGCATGTTTGGACCCAGACTCTGAGTTATTTGATCTATTGATTTCTCATCCTTCCAGGAACTCATAAATCTAATTCTGATGAGGACCTTTAGGCTCCAGTTACAGGAAGGGCTGTGACTGGAAATTCAgcttcattttgttcttttttccccccatacaGCCCAGTAGAATAGCTCAAAAAGGCTCATTTTATGATTTGGAAAAATGTGTATActtgtattattttttcatgctgAACAAAACATTTAAGCATGGGGCCCAGCCACTATAGCGCCCCCTGTATGTCATTTCTGATGATGTGTGATGTGTCGCTCCCAGTGGCACCAGAAGTAGCAAATGACCCAAAACTGAAGTTTCACTGGCGACCCACTCAGCCATGTGACGCAAAGACCAATCACAGACTGAGAGAGCTATGAGAAGTTATGCCCTAAACATTTGACTTCTCATGAAGCATTTTGGGGCCTGCTGCATAATTTTCATGAAATCAGGTATGATTTataccaaacacacactgtggtgaTATTGATCCATGCACTGTACTTGACACTGGATGTATGGTACCTACTATATTTGGgtttatttatgtaaatgatGAAGCTTTTTCTGCAACACACTAGATGACtttgatatttgaaaaaaaaaaaacaacaacaacatgatttAGGACTTATGATGataggaaagaggaagaggaggacagtgGAACAAAATAATGAGACTGGATGCAGCCGTTGTTCAATATGATTTGGATTAAATaccaaacttttttcttttcaatccaCAGCAATAATGTTTGGCCTTTTTGtacaaaatcacacattttacacagaatttcctttcatttttattccgTTGCTAACACAAGgtacagcaaataaaaaaaaacccataaataatttcaaattaaaatatttacagttCTTAAAGTCAGCATAAGACTATGGAACAGTTGGATGACAAATAGATTTATAACATTTAGTGGCAATAGCATCATCTTTATCTGCTGGTTTACAAAAGAGTAGGGATGCTTATGagactgaaaatgtaaatttctACAACAGAATCACACAAATCAAGTCGAGCTTTACATGAATCTCCAGAGCTCCTCTGTGGTGCCTTGAGAAATAAAATGGAAGCAATGACAGTATTGCATTTCCTTGTACCATCAAAGGAAATATGTGACTGAGTGCAGGACAGATGCTGTAGAATGACCACAGCCAGGGTCATCAGTCACACTTAGAGGTTGCTGTAATTTCGGGCTCCCAGCATGCAAAATGAGCTTGTCTACCTTTAAgcaggtggggaaaaaaatctcttctggGCTAAAAATGAAACTAATGAAACTCTTGTGTTCACTTAAACATTCTGAGTTGTCAAttttctgaaaaatgtatttgtgtagGTGTCTAATTTAGTGCCACATTCAGAAATGTCTTGCACTTCAAATTAATATTCAGTCTCAGCGGGTTAACATTACAGTCACCAAGACCGAGGTGGGCCATGAACAATCAGTTATGATAGATATTGAACATGGATGTCATTTATAGGTCCAGCAGGCTTACGAAATAGGAACCACGCAGACTCACCTCTAAATGATGTCCGTATTGGACGCACATGTACCGTGCTTCATTGTAAACAATCCACATTCCTATTTAAGTGATTGCAGCTTTAACACATACAAGCCCTGgtctgagagctgattggtggAGTCTATCTGAACACAGAATTGTGTTCCTGCGGATTTAATCCATAAATCACTCATGATCATTCGTGCTCATATTCTCTCATTAAAGGTGCACGTTGCAAAATTGAGGGTCGTTTGAATTAAGGACCGTTTGAGATTCATGTGACAAAAACGTGGAATAAGCCTATAATTTATCACTTCATCAACATCAATTTCAAAAAGTACTGATGAGAACTACACTGAGAACTACATGTTGAAACTTTGTGCTTACTCCACTTTTTGaatctaaagggtcctcacttcaatgcagtttcacatagtgcacctttactTTGAAAGTTTGAAAGTCATGGGGGTGGACCCAGGCTAGATTGTGCGTCTCAGGCTGTGCTGTGACTGGCAGCGTGCAGGCTGAGCTTCTCATTCTGCATCAGACTGTTACCGCTGAAACGGGGGTGCATGGTGATGGCAGCCATCGGTGCTGTTCTAGACCTTCTGGAGCGAACGCGAGTGCACAGCAGGTAGAAGATCTCCACCACGTtgagcagcagagaaacacaggcCACTGCGAgcatgaagatgatgaagatggtctTCTCTGTGGGGCGAGACATGAAGCACTCCACCGTGAAGGGGCAGGGTGCTCGGGAGCAGACGATTCTTGGGTCCATCACGAACCCGTATAGGTAATACTGCCCCACGATGAACGCCACCTCCAGAATGATCCTGAAGAATATGGTGGCGATGTAGCTGCCCAGCAGGTTGCCTTTGATCTTGACATGGCCCTTTTCATCAGAGTACTTGGGCATTTTGATCAGCTCGCTCCCAGAGTGCGCCTGCAAGTATTCCCTCAGCTTGTTCTCTTTGTGGATGACGTGGAGGACGTGAGCGAGGTAGACCAGCGTCGGCGTGGAGACGAAGATGATCTGGAGGACCCAGAAACGGATATGCGAGATTGGGAAGGCGTGATCGTAGCAGACGTTCTTGCAGCCGGGCTGTTTGGTGTTGCAAATCATGTTGGACTGTTCATCCCCCCACACCTGCAATGTTTGGAGAACTTTTTCATTATGCTGTATAgtgaaatatatgtatataaaaacaCTCAGTGCTTTTTAGTTGCATTTGCAAACATAGGGGCTTTTGACTGGAGGACTGAATCAAGCTGCCTTGATCTAAAGGCAAAACAGatcttacatacacacagaaaaatgatcaGTTCACAGGCAGAATCAGCATCAAAACTAACTTGTAAATAACAGTTTACACTTTAAGTTGTGAAATTCTATCAACTGTCCACACTCGGTTTTCCAACGTAATGCTGCCTGAGGGTATATTACAGTGCCTGAACGCTTTTAATACTACAGAGTAGGTAAACAAATGACGATGCAAAAATATATTATGTAGAAAACAATATCAGGCAGACCTTCTCTGCTCCAGCTCCCAACACCATGATCCTGAAGATGAAAAGTACAGTGAGCCAAACTTTCCCGATGACTGTGGAGTGGGACTGAACCTTGTCcaacagagaggacagaaaagcCCACTCTCCCATGGTTTCTGatctgaggagagaaaaaaaataaaatgtacactCAAACAGAGGAAATGAGTGAATGAGATTCTGTCAGACAATGGAGATGTTTGGTTCA
The genomic region above belongs to Myripristis murdjan chromosome 24, fMyrMur1.1, whole genome shotgun sequence and contains:
- the LOC115355834 gene encoding gap junction Cx32.2 protein-like encodes the protein MGEWAFLSSLLDKVQSHSTVIGKVWLTVLFIFRIMVLGAGAEKVWGDEQSNMICNTKQPGCKNVCYDHAFPISHIRFWVLQIIFVSTPTLVYLAHVLHVIHKENKLREYLQAHSGSELIKMPKYSDEKGHVKIKGNLLGSYIATIFFRIILEVAFIVGQYYLYGFVMDPRIVCSRAPCPFTVECFMSRPTEKTIFIIFMLAVACVSLLLNVVEIFYLLCTRVRSRRSRTAPMAAITMHPRFSGNSLMQNEKLSLHAASHSTA